Proteins encoded within one genomic window of Bradyrhizobium sp. 186:
- the prfA gene encoding peptide chain release factor 1 translates to MSSLPEAKLDVLLAHHASLEAESLGQLASERYVQITRELAEIGPLIEAVKAYRSAVKELVDTEALIADAATDAEMRGMAESERDELNSKIAELVQKIRVALLPKDAMDDRNVVLEIRAGTGGDEASLFAGDLFRMYERFASLQGWKVEVISASEGTVGGYKEIIAEVQGRGAFSKLKFESGVHRVQRVPDTETQGRIHTSAATVAVLPEVEDVDVDIKSDDLRIETMRAQGAGGQHVNKTESAIRITHIPTGIVVMMQDSRSQHKNRASAMNILRSRIYDAEQQRVDAVRSAERKEKVGSGDRSERIRTYNFPQGRVTDHRINLTLYKLPQVIAGEAIGELIDALTTEHQAAQLAAQGAAA, encoded by the coding sequence ATGTCGTCACTCCCCGAAGCCAAACTGGACGTTCTGCTCGCGCATCACGCTTCGCTCGAGGCCGAATCGCTCGGCCAGCTCGCCTCCGAGCGCTATGTCCAGATCACGCGCGAGCTCGCGGAGATCGGTCCGCTGATCGAGGCGGTCAAGGCCTATCGTTCCGCCGTCAAGGAGCTTGTCGACACCGAGGCGCTGATCGCCGACGCCGCGACGGACGCCGAGATGCGCGGCATGGCGGAATCCGAACGCGATGAACTCAATTCGAAGATCGCAGAGCTCGTCCAGAAGATCCGCGTCGCGCTGCTGCCCAAGGACGCCATGGACGACCGCAATGTCGTGCTTGAAATCCGCGCCGGCACCGGCGGCGACGAGGCCTCGCTGTTCGCCGGCGATTTGTTCCGGATGTACGAGCGCTTCGCGAGCCTTCAGGGCTGGAAGGTCGAGGTGATCTCGGCCAGCGAAGGCACCGTCGGCGGCTACAAGGAAATCATCGCCGAGGTGCAGGGCCGCGGCGCGTTCTCGAAGCTGAAGTTCGAATCCGGCGTGCACCGGGTGCAGCGCGTGCCCGACACCGAGACGCAAGGCCGCATCCACACCTCCGCCGCGACGGTGGCCGTGCTGCCCGAGGTCGAGGATGTCGACGTCGACATCAAGAGCGACGACCTGCGGATCGAGACCATGCGCGCGCAAGGCGCCGGCGGACAGCACGTCAACAAGACGGAATCGGCGATCCGCATCACCCACATCCCGACCGGCATCGTGGTGATGATGCAGGACAGCCGTTCGCAGCACAAGAACCGCGCGTCCGCCATGAACATCCTGCGCTCGCGCATTTACGACGCCGAGCAGCAACGCGTCGATGCCGTCCGCTCGGCCGAGCGCAAGGAGAAGGTCGGCTCCGGCGATCGCAGCGAGCGCATCCGCACCTATAACTTCCCGCAAGGACGCGTCACCGACCATCGCATCAATTTGACGCTCTACAAGCTGCCACAGGTGATTGCCGGAGAAGCAATCGGCGAGCTGATCGATGCGCTGACCACGGAGCACCAGGCTGCGCAGCTCGCAGCCCAGGGTGCGGCGGCGTGA
- the prmC gene encoding peptide chain release factor N(5)-glutamine methyltransferase yields MSNPFTGLSVESARRALAAQLRSAQLDEAELDARILLGAALGLDLTGLITQAARRLTEAEALQLARHAQRRIAGEPVARILGVGEFWGLPFRLSEATLVPRPDTETVVELALEIFRERHASHQIRIADIGTGSGAILLALLHEIPDAFGVGTDLSLTALNTARGNAAALGLGGRSVFVACSYAVALRGPFDLIVSNPPYIPSAEIPKLSIEVRDHDPHLALDGGNDGYDAYRALIPQAAERLAPGGALIVEAGQGQARNIETLMAATALVMDRPPKADLTGIPRAVSARKMPP; encoded by the coding sequence GTGAGCAATCCCTTCACCGGACTATCCGTCGAGAGCGCGCGGCGCGCGCTGGCCGCGCAACTGAGATCGGCGCAGCTCGACGAAGCCGAGCTCGATGCCCGTATCCTGCTCGGCGCGGCACTCGGCCTCGATCTCACAGGCCTGATCACGCAGGCCGCCCGCCGCCTCACCGAGGCCGAGGCGTTGCAACTCGCGCGCCATGCGCAGCGGCGGATCGCGGGCGAACCGGTGGCGCGAATTCTCGGTGTCGGGGAATTTTGGGGCCTGCCATTTCGCCTGTCGGAAGCAACGCTGGTCCCGCGTCCCGACACCGAAACGGTGGTCGAGCTCGCGCTCGAAATTTTCCGCGAGCGGCACGCCTCCCATCAGATACGCATCGCCGACATCGGCACCGGATCCGGCGCGATCCTGCTCGCGCTGCTGCACGAAATTCCCGATGCCTTCGGCGTCGGCACCGATCTCAGCCTGACCGCGCTCAACACTGCGCGGGGCAATGCCGCAGCTCTTGGCCTTGGCGGCCGCTCCGTCTTCGTCGCCTGCTCCTATGCGGTGGCGCTCCGCGGTCCGTTCGATCTCATCGTGTCGAATCCGCCCTATATTCCCTCCGCGGAAATCCCGAAACTGAGCATCGAAGTCCGCGATCACGACCCGCATCTCGCACTCGACGGCGGCAATGACGGTTACGACGCCTATCGCGCCTTGATCCCGCAGGCGGCCGAACGTCTGGCCCCGGGCGGGGCGCTGATCGTCGAGGCCGGGCAGGGCCAGGCTAGAAATATTGAAACCTTGATGGCGGCCACCGCGTTAGTGATGGACAGGCCGCCCAAGGCCGATCTGACGGGCATTCCGAGGGCCGTTTCGGCCCGAAAAATGCCTCCATAA
- a CDS encoding DUF4167 domain-containing protein, giving the protein MRNGQNKQRMRNRNNNNNNNNNRRGQNPMTRVYESNGPDIKIRGTASHVAEKYLQLARDARSSGDPVAAENYYQHAEHYFRLIATAQEQFRQNQQPRGDEPSSSSSSSDDGEDDGENFSNFGQEPGFVPQPQQPPFVRDGQRDHHQRDHQPRDNQPYQRDNQQPREQRERDHRPQPQYQPQPQPQNQPQPVVVAEPGNVDRLPSFITGAQPQVSGGEGGGSGERFPRRRRRPHSGPRPEREAAPAASSDDLASGE; this is encoded by the coding sequence ATGAGAAACGGTCAGAACAAGCAGCGGATGCGCAACCGCAACAATAACAATAACAATAACAACAACCGGCGCGGCCAGAACCCGATGACCCGGGTTTACGAATCGAACGGACCCGACATCAAGATTCGCGGCACGGCCTCGCACGTCGCCGAAAAATATCTTCAGCTTGCGCGCGACGCGCGCTCCTCGGGCGACCCGGTCGCCGCCGAGAACTACTACCAGCACGCCGAGCACTATTTCCGCCTGATCGCGACGGCCCAGGAGCAGTTCCGCCAGAACCAGCAGCCGCGCGGCGACGAGCCCAGCAGCAGCAGCAGCAGCAGCGACGACGGCGAGGACGACGGTGAGAATTTCTCGAACTTCGGCCAGGAGCCGGGCTTCGTTCCGCAGCCGCAGCAGCCGCCTTTCGTGCGCGACGGCCAGCGCGATCATCACCAGCGTGATCATCAGCCGCGCGACAATCAGCCCTACCAGCGCGACAATCAGCAGCCGCGCGAGCAGCGCGAGCGCGACCATCGTCCGCAGCCGCAGTATCAGCCGCAACCGCAACCGCAGAACCAGCCGCAGCCTGTTGTGGTCGCCGAGCCCGGCAATGTCGATCGCCTGCCATCCTTCATCACCGGCGCGCAGCCGCAGGTGAGCGGTGGTGAGGGCGGCGGTAGCGGCGAGCGTTTTCCGCGGCGGCGCCGGCGGCCGCATAGCGGCCCGCGTCCCGAGCGCGAGGCAGCTCCGGCCGCCTCGAGCGACGATCTCGCCTCCGGCGAGTAA